From the genome of Camelus bactrianus isolate YW-2024 breed Bactrian camel chromosome 33, ASM4877302v1, whole genome shotgun sequence, one region includes:
- the LOC105069004 gene encoding large ribosomal subunit protein eL32-like, translating to MAALRPLVKPEIVKKRTKKFIRHQSDRCVKIKRNWRKPRGNDNRVRRRFKGQILMPRIGYGSNKKTKHILPSGFRKFLVHNVKELEVLLTCNKSYCAEIAHNVSSKNSKAIVERAAQLAIRVTNPSARLCSEENE from the coding sequence ATGGCCGCCCTCAGACCCCTCGTGAAGCCCGAGATCGTCAAAAAGAGGACCAAGAAGTTCATCCGGCACCAGTCTGACCGATGTGTCAAAATTAAGCGGAACTGGCGGAAACCCAGAGGCAATGACAACAGGGTGCGCAGGAGGTTCAAGGGCCAGATCCTGATGCCCCGCATCGGCTACGGgagcaacaagaaaacaaagcacaTTCTGCCCAGCGGCTTCCGCAAGTTCCTGGTCCACAACGTCAAGGAGCTCGAAGTGCTGCTGACGTGCAACAAATCTTACTGTGCTGAGATTGCTCACAACGTCTCCTCCAAGAACAGCAAAGCCATCGTGGAGAGAGCAGCCCAGCTGGCCATCAGAGTCACCAACCCCAGCGCCCGGCTGTGCAGCGAAGAGAACGAGTAG